From Treponema sp. OMZ 787:
CCGGGAGGCAAATGGAAGATTGAAATTCTCTACTATATCGGAATTGAAAAAATTAACTGTTTCGGTCAATTACGCCGTAAGATTGGAGAGATTAACGAATCTTTATTAACTAAACAGCTGCGGGAGCGGAAAACCGGATGTATGTTCACCGTTAATGCTATTGCCGATAATGAGTATCTACAGGTTTTCATTTTCGTTCGAACATATCTTTATCATTATGACCGGTTTTACGGAAATTGTAGTCATATATACCGGATTTTACTACAGTGTATCACAGCTTGACTAACTGACCAAATATAGGAAAAGTGATATAATGAAAAAATATCAATTTGGATAAATTAAAAGTTGTTGGAGAAAATAATAATGATTTTTAGAGAAATTGATAAATCAAACTATTGGGACTGTATGGCATTGACCATTGATGATAGTCAAGAGGGCTTTGTTGCGGATAACAAACAGTCATTAGTTGAAGCAGCTTATGAAGATGGGCTTTACACTTTAGGAATCTACCA
This genomic window contains:
- a CDS encoding helix-turn-helix domain-containing protein translates to MHTVHRRTRRRGLLGTTSFYGAAVSKIQKIPGGKWKIEILYYIGIEKINCFGQLRRKIGEINESLLTKQLRERKTGCMFTVNAIADNEYLQVFIFVRTYLYHYDRFYGNCSHIYRILLQCITA